One window of Deltaproteobacteria bacterium genomic DNA carries:
- a CDS encoding tRNA-dihydrouridine synthase: protein MNQPFLGFWSRLLKPIIGLSPMDGVTDAACRAITARYGAPDVTFTEFTTATGLFYAPDKIIGGLEYTEIERPVVAQIFGQNPDDFYRATHVVCELGFDGIDINMGCPAKKITNQNCGAKLITLPTLALQIIRATRAAIQDWSHGQTLEELKISEELITLVNRMNEKRGSREKTMRRLIPYSVKTRIGFDTIVIEQWIETLLSEHPAAISIHGRTLKQMYRGSASWEAIRQAVPIAKRSGTLILGNGDLGSLEEAIRRIEQTGVDGVLIGRSAIGNPWIFKNREASREERLGVALEHARYYQEIRQGNHFEGVKKHLSGYLRNISGAATLRSMAMKAQNLDELCRLLQVTPSIVQTSPENDPSDRSVLAALSLSSPAHRGEKSFLLKYPIAPHKA, encoded by the coding sequence ATGAACCAGCCTTTTTTGGGATTTTGGAGTCGTCTGTTGAAACCGATTATCGGGCTCTCTCCGATGGATGGAGTCACCGATGCCGCCTGCCGGGCAATTACCGCACGTTACGGTGCCCCTGATGTCACCTTCACTGAATTTACGACCGCTACGGGACTTTTTTATGCCCCCGATAAAATCATCGGAGGTCTTGAATATACGGAGATCGAACGGCCCGTTGTCGCTCAAATCTTTGGCCAGAACCCGGATGACTTCTATCGGGCAACCCATGTCGTTTGCGAACTCGGATTCGACGGGATCGACATCAATATGGGCTGCCCTGCCAAAAAGATCACCAATCAGAATTGCGGGGCCAAACTGATCACTCTTCCCACCCTGGCCCTGCAAATTATACGTGCCACACGGGCCGCAATTCAGGACTGGTCACATGGTCAGACACTCGAGGAACTTAAAATTTCTGAAGAGCTCATCACCCTCGTCAACCGAATGAATGAAAAAAGAGGTTCCCGAGAAAAGACGATGCGTCGTCTGATTCCCTATTCGGTCAAGACGCGGATCGGTTTTGATACGATCGTTATTGAACAATGGATTGAAACCCTTTTGTCTGAACATCCGGCGGCGATCTCGATCCATGGAAGGACCTTAAAACAGATGTACCGGGGCTCTGCCTCCTGGGAGGCGATCAGACAGGCGGTCCCTATCGCAAAAAGGAGTGGAACCCTTATTCTGGGGAATGGTGATTTAGGCTCTCTTGAGGAGGCGATTCGCCGCATCGAACAGACCGGGGTCGATGGGGTCTTGATCGGCCGCTCAGCCATTGGCAACCCCTGGATTTTTAAGAACAGGGAGGCGAGCCGTGAAGAGCGTCTCGGGGTCGCCTTGGAGCATGCACGCTACTACCAAGAGATCCGTCAGGGGAATCACTTCGAGGGGGTCAAAAAACATCTCTCAGGCTACCTGCGAAACATCTCAGGGGCCGCAACCTTAAGATCGATGGCGATGAAGGCGCAGAACCTTGACGAGCTTTGCAGGCTCCTGCAGGTTACTCCCTCAATAGTGCAAACATCCCCGGAAAATGATCCCTCGGATCGATCGGTATTGGCGGCTTTGTCCCTTTCGTCTCCTGCTCATCGGGGAGAAAAATCCTTTCTTTTGAAATACCCAATTGCCCCCCATAAAGCCTGA
- a CDS encoding histidine--tRNA ligase, protein MSIRTLRGMRDILPDEIPLWQEVEAKARELFSLYGYEEIRTPLLEELSLFSRSLGDTTNVVEKEMYSFQDKGEKMIALRPEGTASVVRAYIEGGQVVREPVVRYYYIGPMYRRERPQQGRFREFHQIGVEAFGIASPLLDAEVIHMLDLYLKSLGLLDLETEINSLGCPICRPKYHKAFHDFLLQNQAVLCEDCKRRMDKNPLRVLDCKEEDCRKLTEEAPSIQDHLCEVCEKDFDLVLETLGHLGSAYKVNPRIVRGLDYYIKTTFEMTSTQLGSQCAVAGGGRYDGLVRLMGGPNIPGFGFAIGQERLIELMKTGCTVQASKKSVFIAALGERAVREGIQLAEKLRKEGLRADIDYEGKSLKAQMRFADRSKAHYVVILGDDELKKKAVVIRDMTSQNQEEVALNKVIDYLKERKV, encoded by the coding sequence ATGTCGATTCGAACGTTGCGCGGAATGCGAGATATCCTGCCGGACGAGATCCCCCTTTGGCAGGAGGTAGAGGCGAAGGCGCGGGAGCTTTTCTCTCTCTACGGGTATGAGGAGATCCGGACCCCCCTCCTTGAGGAGTTGTCCCTTTTTTCAAGGAGTCTGGGGGACACCACCAATGTTGTCGAGAAGGAGATGTACAGCTTTCAGGATAAGGGAGAAAAAATGATTGCCCTTAGGCCCGAAGGAACGGCCTCTGTGGTGAGGGCCTATATTGAGGGCGGTCAGGTCGTCCGGGAACCGGTTGTGCGATATTACTATATCGGTCCGATGTACCGGCGTGAACGCCCCCAGCAGGGGCGGTTCCGGGAGTTTCATCAGATCGGGGTTGAGGCGTTTGGTATCGCAAGTCCGTTATTGGATGCCGAGGTGATCCATATGCTCGACCTCTATCTGAAGAGCCTCGGACTGTTAGATCTCGAAACGGAGATCAACTCGCTCGGCTGTCCGATCTGCCGTCCCAAGTATCACAAGGCATTCCACGATTTTCTGCTTCAGAACCAGGCGGTCCTTTGTGAGGATTGCAAACGAAGGATGGATAAAAATCCGCTTCGCGTGCTTGATTGTAAGGAAGAGGATTGTCGAAAGCTGACGGAGGAGGCCCCCTCGATTCAGGATCATCTTTGTGAGGTGTGCGAAAAAGATTTTGATCTTGTCCTTGAGACGCTGGGGCATCTGGGGAGTGCCTATAAGGTTAATCCCCGAATTGTGCGGGGTCTCGATTACTACATCAAAACAACCTTTGAGATGACCTCAACACAATTGGGATCCCAGTGCGCCGTGGCAGGTGGAGGGCGCTACGATGGGTTGGTCAGGCTCATGGGAGGGCCCAATATCCCCGGATTTGGTTTTGCGATCGGGCAGGAGCGCCTCATTGAACTCATGAAGACCGGGTGTACTGTGCAGGCGTCCAAAAAATCGGTCTTTATTGCCGCGCTAGGTGAGAGGGCGGTTCGCGAGGGGATCCAGCTGGCGGAAAAATTGAGGAAGGAGGGGCTTCGGGCCGATATCGATTATGAAGGAAAGAGCCTCAAGGCCCAGATGCGGTTTGCCGACAGGAGCAAGGCGCATTATGTTGTGATCCTCGGGGATGACGAATTGAAGAAGAAGGCGGTAGTAATTCGGGATATGACCTCGCAGAATCAGGAAGAGGTCGCATTGAACAAGGTGATCGATTATTTGAAAGAGCGAAAGGTCTGA
- the aroC gene encoding chorismate synthase produces the protein MLRYLTAGESHGKALVVILEGIPAGVPVKEEEINRQLARRQRGYGRGVRMKIEQDRVEVLSGIRAGKTLGSPIAMKIDNKDWAHWSKIMDVAQDDEGQTKVVHHPRPGHADLAGGMKYDHHDLRNILERASARETAARVAAGGVARIFLEEFGIKVVGHVINIGGAVTGVQRPSWKEIVKKSEESPVRCIDPEAEKKMIARIDEAKKNGDSLGGVFEIIVEGVPVGLGSHVQWDRRLDGRLAQAVMSIQAIKGVEIGNGFTSANLFGSEVHDEIFYKKGQGYYRKTNNAGGLEGGISNGMPLVLRAAMKPLSTLIRPLQSVHIITKEIHLATVERTDVTAVPAAAVIGENVVALTLAEIFLEKFGGDSLKEVRRNYEGYLEQTEKF, from the coding sequence ATGCTTCGATACCTCACGGCTGGTGAATCGCACGGCAAGGCCCTCGTTGTCATTTTGGAGGGGATTCCTGCCGGTGTGCCGGTCAAGGAAGAAGAGATTAATCGGCAGCTTGCACGGCGCCAGAGGGGATATGGTCGCGGAGTCCGGATGAAAATTGAGCAGGATCGTGTCGAGGTTCTCTCCGGCATCCGGGCTGGAAAAACGCTCGGTTCACCGATTGCCATGAAAATTGACAATAAAGATTGGGCCCATTGGTCAAAGATCATGGATGTCGCCCAGGATGATGAGGGGCAAACCAAGGTGGTTCACCATCCCCGTCCCGGTCACGCCGATTTGGCGGGTGGGATGAAATATGACCACCACGATCTTCGGAATATACTGGAGAGGGCGAGTGCGCGGGAAACAGCGGCCCGAGTGGCAGCGGGGGGCGTGGCTCGCATTTTTCTGGAAGAGTTCGGTATCAAGGTGGTCGGTCATGTGATCAATATCGGTGGTGCTGTGACGGGTGTGCAAAGGCCATCCTGGAAGGAGATTGTCAAAAAATCTGAAGAGAGTCCGGTTCGTTGTATCGATCCGGAGGCTGAAAAGAAGATGATTGCCAGAATTGACGAGGCTAAAAAAAATGGGGACTCCCTCGGAGGGGTTTTTGAGATCATTGTGGAAGGGGTGCCGGTTGGGCTTGGCAGTCACGTTCAGTGGGACCGCAGATTGGACGGACGACTGGCCCAGGCCGTTATGAGTATCCAGGCAATCAAGGGGGTAGAGATCGGGAACGGTTTTACGTCGGCCAACCTTTTTGGATCGGAGGTTCACGACGAGATTTTTTACAAAAAAGGGCAAGGGTATTATCGGAAGACAAACAATGCCGGCGGGCTCGAAGGGGGGATTTCCAACGGGATGCCGCTTGTGCTTCGTGCCGCTATGAAGCCGCTCTCCACGTTGATCCGTCCGCTCCAGTCGGTCCATATTATCACCAAGGAGATTCATCTGGCCACGGTGGAAAGGACGGATGTCACGGCGGTTCCGGCGGCGGCCGTGATCGGTGAGAACGTTGTCGCCCTGACACTCGCCGAGATTTTTTTGGAAAAATTTGGTGGAGACTCCCTCAAAGAGGTTCGGCGAAACTACGAAGGCTATCTGGAGCAGACGGAAAAATTCTAG
- the nuoE gene encoding NADH-quinone oxidoreductase subunit NuoE produces MSLQFSETSEQRIEETLKRYPTKQAALLPVFWIAQEQFGWISQETIELIARRLDLSPAHIYGVATFYTMLLKKPAGKYHLQVCRTLPCALMGCDSLIGYLKERLGIEEGETTDDKKFTLTTVECLASCGTGPAMMVNEKYYENLTCERAEEILKELK; encoded by the coding sequence ATGTCACTTCAATTTTCAGAAACCAGTGAACAAAGAATCGAGGAGACCCTCAAACGTTATCCAACCAAACAGGCGGCGTTGCTCCCGGTCTTCTGGATTGCCCAGGAACAGTTTGGATGGATCTCTCAGGAAACAATCGAACTGATTGCACGCCGGCTTGATCTCTCCCCAGCCCATATTTATGGCGTCGCCACCTTCTACACGATGCTCCTCAAGAAGCCGGCCGGGAAATACCACCTCCAGGTCTGCCGAACCCTTCCCTGTGCCCTGATGGGGTGCGACAGCCTCATCGGATACCTCAAAGAAAGGCTTGGCATTGAGGAGGGGGAGACGACGGATGATAAAAAATTCACCCTGACCACGGTTGAATGTCTCGCCTCCTGCGGAACTGGCCCGGCGATGATGGTGAACGAAAAGTATTATGAGAATTTAACGTGTGAGAGGGCAGAGGAAATTTTAAAGGAGCTAAAATAA
- a CDS encoding helix-turn-helix domain-containing protein — protein MTSHKKNNVRKIREELLISKAELARKAGVSALTINRIEAGLECRMDTMRKIILALGLKLSDKDKVFSV, from the coding sequence ATGACATCCCATAAAAAAAACAACGTAAGGAAGATTCGCGAAGAGCTCTTGATCAGCAAGGCTGAACTGGCCAGAAAGGCGGGAGTCTCTGCCCTGACGATCAATCGGATAGAGGCAGGCCTGGAGTGCCGCATGGATACCATGAGAAAGATCATTTTGGCCTTAGGACTCAAGTTGTCTGATAAAGACAAGGTCTTTTCTGTTTAG
- a CDS encoding NADH-quinone oxidoreductase subunit D: protein MRSRSIENLPEESSTRRMVLNIGPSHPATHGALRFLVELDGETIAKADAEIGYLHRAFEKHTEHSTWSQVIPYTDRLNYCSSMANNVGYCRAVETLLGIEIPERAQRIRLIVCELSRIMDHLICIGAAAVDLGALSNFWYLFNAREQIYDFTEKLCGARLTTNYTRIGGLMRDVTPDFLDGIRQVLKKLDKALREAGRLLERNRIFMDRTQGIGIISKEEAINWGFTGPCLRASGVPLDLRRAEPYYHYDEFDFEIPIGTRGDTYDRLMVRFEEIRQSAKIVEQALKKIPDGPVMTDDRRVALPPKQQVYGSIEGLMNHFMLMMDGITVPKGEIYSATEAPNGELGFYIVSDGGHHPYRIRVRPPCFLMASAFGKMIEGGMIADAVAVLGSLNLIVGELDR, encoded by the coding sequence ATGAGATCCCGATCGATAGAAAACCTTCCCGAAGAATCATCAACCAGGAGAATGGTATTGAATATCGGCCCCTCCCATCCGGCGACCCATGGGGCGCTTCGTTTCCTCGTTGAGCTGGATGGAGAAACGATTGCCAAGGCCGATGCCGAGATCGGCTATCTTCATCGCGCCTTTGAAAAACATACGGAACATAGCACCTGGAGTCAGGTGATCCCGTATACGGACCGGCTGAATTACTGTTCGTCGATGGCCAATAACGTTGGTTACTGCCGCGCGGTGGAAACCCTGTTAGGAATTGAGATCCCTGAACGGGCCCAGCGTATTCGCCTCATTGTCTGCGAGCTGTCCCGTATTATGGATCACCTCATCTGTATTGGGGCCGCCGCCGTCGACCTCGGGGCACTGTCCAACTTCTGGTACCTCTTCAATGCGCGTGAGCAAATTTACGATTTTACAGAGAAGCTCTGTGGAGCCCGGTTGACGACCAACTATACCCGGATTGGCGGCCTTATGCGGGATGTGACCCCTGATTTTCTCGATGGAATCCGGCAGGTTTTGAAAAAACTGGACAAGGCGCTCCGGGAGGCCGGACGCCTCCTGGAGCGTAACCGGATCTTCATGGATCGAACTCAAGGAATCGGTATCATCTCAAAAGAGGAGGCGATCAATTGGGGATTCACCGGACCCTGCCTCCGGGCCTCCGGCGTCCCTCTCGATCTTCGCCGTGCCGAACCGTACTACCATTACGATGAATTTGACTTCGAGATCCCGATCGGCACACGGGGCGACACGTATGACCGCCTCATGGTTCGTTTCGAGGAGATACGACAAAGCGCAAAGATTGTTGAACAGGCCTTGAAAAAAATCCCCGACGGACCGGTGATGACCGATGATCGTCGCGTGGCCCTTCCACCGAAGCAGCAGGTCTACGGCTCCATTGAGGGGCTCATGAATCACTTCATGCTCATGATGGATGGGATCACGGTGCCCAAGGGCGAAATTTACTCCGCCACCGAGGCGCCGAATGGAGAACTCGGATTTTATATTGTGAGCGATGGAGGTCACCACCCCTACCGTATCCGGGTCCGTCCCCCCTGCTTTTTGATGGCCTCCGCCTTTGGAAAGATGATTGAGGGAGGGATGATCGCCGATGCAGTAGCGGTGTTGGGGAGTCTGAATCTGATCGTGGGCGAACTTGATCGTTGA
- a CDS encoding shikimate kinase — MGTGKTVVGKMLAEKLSYQFLDTDQMVEQEAKKTVMEIFEREGETSFRRREKEMVKKALQKEKVVISTGGGAVMDPENLALFKENGLLIALSATPEVIYERVRSMKTRPLLKDRDELQTIKNLLSSRSPFYQKADLILDSSGNHLESVVSEIMKALHENSKS; from the coding sequence ATGGGGACCGGGAAAACAGTTGTTGGCAAGATGTTGGCCGAGAAACTTTCCTATCAATTTCTGGATACCGATCAGATGGTGGAGCAGGAGGCCAAAAAGACCGTCATGGAGATTTTTGAAAGGGAAGGGGAGACCTCCTTTCGCCGGAGGGAGAAGGAGATGGTCAAGAAGGCACTTCAAAAAGAGAAGGTGGTTATTTCCACCGGTGGGGGTGCCGTGATGGATCCGGAGAATCTGGCGTTGTTCAAGGAAAATGGCCTTCTGATTGCCCTTTCGGCGACACCGGAGGTGATCTATGAAAGGGTCCGCTCCATGAAGACAAGGCCTCTCTTGAAAGATCGGGATGAACTCCAGACGATCAAGAACCTGCTTTCCAGTCGGTCTCCCTTCTACCAGAAAGCCGATCTTATCCTGGATAGTAGTGGCAATCATCTTGAGTCCGTTGTGAGCGAGATAATGAAGGCGCTTCATGAAAATTCTAAAAGCTGA
- the maf gene encoding septum formation protein Maf → MTIRFVLASTSPRRSELLRTLGIPFETISPLFKEVPTDHSVSDEALYFAEAKARSVAKLYPKALILGSDTLIELEGEKIGKPENDDMAREILKKLSGKTHRLYTAVVLLNTNDDSIRRHVEEVLITFREISLQEIEAYVATGEPIGKAGAYAIQGGGKKFAIDIKGDLQAVVGLPLRVIQQWLKEFMGHDTNEKR, encoded by the coding sequence ATGACAATCCGCTTTGTTCTCGCCTCAACCTCGCCTCGCCGCTCTGAACTTTTGCGCACCCTCGGGATCCCTTTTGAGACGATCTCTCCCTTGTTTAAGGAGGTACCGACAGATCATTCTGTCTCGGACGAGGCTCTTTATTTTGCGGAGGCAAAGGCCCGGTCGGTCGCCAAACTCTATCCCAAGGCATTGATCCTTGGGAGTGACACCCTCATCGAACTGGAAGGGGAAAAGATTGGAAAACCGGAGAATGACGACATGGCCAGAGAGATTCTCAAAAAACTCTCCGGTAAAACACACCGGTTGTACACAGCGGTTGTTTTATTGAACACGAACGATGATTCGATCCGTCGTCATGTGGAAGAGGTTTTGATCACGTTTCGGGAAATTTCTCTTCAGGAGATTGAGGCATATGTTGCAACGGGAGAGCCGATCGGGAAGGCGGGGGCTTATGCGATCCAGGGGGGAGGGAAAAAGTTTGCAATCGACATCAAGGGGGATTTGCAGGCGGTGGTTGGCCTTCCGTTGAGGGTGATTCAGCAGTGGTTAAAGGAATTTATGGGGCACGACACTAACGAGAAAAGGTAA
- the aroB gene encoding 3-dehydroquinate synthase codes for MKILKADLRSRRYEVHVGREEVFKKLVFLLRGTSPVLITTAPIAARCLRSLERRLGSGIPFRKILISDGERFKNSKTVESVYRRLLQIGADRKTPLLLLGGGVVGDLGGFVASTYLRGLPYFHLPTTLLAQVDSSIGGKVGIDRPEGKNLIGSFYQPSAVFCNVASLLSLPRRDFLSGMAEVIKYALIRDENFFRFLMAHRDGILERDLSLMEEIVARSIQHKIWVTTRDEREEKGLREILNFGHTFGHALEKETAYRSFRHGEAISIGMVIATKISVRLKLCHPGLVEEVKGVLRSFRLPTESPSFAPSRWLRAIRVDKKSTRGMIHFVFLKGIGRVIVETIAPERLVRFVGEGST; via the coding sequence ATGAAAATTCTAAAAGCTGATTTGCGGTCGCGTCGTTATGAGGTTCATGTCGGTCGTGAAGAGGTTTTCAAAAAACTTGTTTTTCTCTTAAGGGGAACCTCTCCGGTTCTTATCACAACAGCCCCCATCGCCGCTCGCTGTCTCCGGTCACTCGAGAGAAGATTGGGATCGGGCATACCATTTAGGAAAATACTGATTTCAGACGGGGAGCGGTTCAAAAATTCAAAAACGGTTGAGTCCGTTTATCGACGACTACTTCAGATAGGGGCTGATCGAAAGACGCCCTTGTTGCTATTGGGTGGCGGTGTTGTCGGTGATCTGGGCGGATTTGTCGCCTCCACTTATTTGCGGGGGCTCCCTTATTTCCATCTCCCTACCACCCTGCTTGCCCAGGTTGATTCGAGTATTGGAGGAAAGGTCGGGATTGACCGGCCGGAGGGGAAAAATCTTATCGGTTCCTTCTACCAGCCATCGGCTGTTTTCTGTAATGTGGCCTCTCTCCTCTCCCTGCCGCGTCGTGATTTTCTCTCTGGCATGGCAGAGGTGATCAAATATGCCTTGATCCGTGACGAAAATTTTTTCAGATTCCTCATGGCCCACCGGGATGGGATTCTTGAGAGAGATTTGTCCCTCATGGAAGAGATCGTTGCTCGGTCGATTCAACACAAAATTTGGGTAACGACTCGGGATGAGAGAGAAGAAAAAGGACTCCGGGAAATCCTCAATTTTGGCCATACCTTTGGACATGCCCTGGAAAAGGAGACGGCGTACCGCTCTTTTCGTCATGGAGAGGCAATCTCTATCGGAATGGTGATCGCCACGAAGATATCGGTCCGTCTTAAGCTTTGCCATCCTGGTCTGGTCGAGGAAGTCAAAGGGGTCTTGCGATCATTCCGATTACCAACGGAGTCCCCCTCTTTCGCCCCTTCGCGATGGCTGCGGGCAATTCGGGTTGACAAAAAGAGCACAAGGGGGATGATTCATTTTGTCTTTTTGAAGGGGATCGGTCGTGTCATTGTTGAAACAATAGCACCGGAACGTCTGGTTCGGTTTGTCGGGGAGGGCTCGACATGA
- the aroQ gene encoding type II 3-dehydroquinate dehydratase, translating into MKASKKILVIHGPNLNLLGKREQKIYGKVTLSSINEALAREAKKEGVGIEFFQSNHEGEIVSRIQRADQDCDAIVINPAAFTHTSVAIRDAIAAISAPVIEVHLSNIHAREAFRKESYISPVARGVVFGFGKGSYLLGLKGAISLLKKGT; encoded by the coding sequence ATGAAGGCTTCAAAGAAAATACTGGTTATTCACGGTCCCAACCTCAATCTTTTGGGAAAGAGGGAACAGAAGATTTATGGAAAGGTGACGCTCTCCTCGATCAATGAGGCGTTGGCCCGCGAAGCGAAAAAGGAAGGCGTCGGGATTGAGTTTTTTCAGTCAAATCACGAGGGGGAGATTGTGAGCAGGATTCAGAGGGCTGATCAGGATTGTGATGCGATCGTTATCAACCCGGCTGCCTTTACCCATACCAGCGTGGCGATCCGCGATGCGATTGCGGCAATCTCGGCGCCTGTCATCGAGGTTCACCTGTCCAACATTCATGCCCGTGAGGCATTCCGAAAGGAATCGTATATTTCACCTGTCGCACGGGGCGTTGTGTTTGGTTTTGGAAAGGGGAGTTACCTGCTCGGATTGAAGGGAGCGATCTCTCTTTTAAAAAAGGGTACTTAA
- the nuoF gene encoding NADH-quinone oxidoreductase subunit NuoF produces MMDLVLTKNFTTPNAYQVEVYEKTGGYQSLRKAFGMKPTEVIEEVKKSGLRGRGGAGFPAGMKWGFVPQNTGKPIYLCINADESEPGTFKDRAILEKDPHRLIEGSILCSYAIGCHTAYLYIRGEFDLPRRRLEEAIQEAYQKGYLGKNILGAGYNLDLYLHRGAGAYICGEETALLESLEGKRGYPRIKPPFPAVQGLFGCPTVINNVETLSALPYIIERGAEAYKKIGTEKSPGTKLFSVCGPVKKPGVYEVPLGLPLRTLLREQAGGLQDGKVLKAVVPGGSSVPVLTAQEVEQVNLDYESLQAAGSLLGSGGFIVIDEGYCMVRALTNLAHFYSHESCGQCSPCREGTGWSYQILKRMEAGRGEERDIDLLLDIGRKMSGATICVLADALAMPIASYIAKFRHEFEYHVREKKCLFP; encoded by the coding sequence ATGATGGATCTCGTCCTCACCAAAAACTTTACCACCCCCAACGCCTACCAAGTTGAGGTGTATGAAAAAACAGGAGGCTATCAATCGCTCCGCAAGGCGTTTGGAATGAAGCCGACGGAGGTGATCGAAGAGGTAAAAAAGTCGGGGCTGCGTGGCCGTGGGGGGGCCGGTTTCCCGGCTGGTATGAAGTGGGGATTCGTGCCTCAAAATACCGGTAAACCGATCTACCTCTGCATCAATGCCGACGAGAGCGAGCCAGGCACCTTCAAGGATCGTGCCATCCTCGAAAAAGATCCACACCGGTTGATCGAAGGCTCCATCCTCTGCTCCTACGCCATTGGCTGCCATACCGCTTATCTCTACATCCGTGGTGAGTTTGACCTCCCCCGACGCCGCCTTGAAGAGGCGATCCAGGAGGCCTATCAGAAGGGATACCTCGGCAAGAATATTTTGGGGGCAGGATACAACCTCGATCTTTACCTCCACCGTGGGGCCGGCGCCTATATCTGCGGTGAAGAGACCGCACTGCTTGAATCTCTCGAAGGGAAGAGGGGCTACCCAAGGATCAAACCGCCCTTCCCTGCCGTACAGGGGCTTTTCGGCTGCCCAACGGTGATCAATAATGTGGAGACGCTCTCTGCCCTCCCCTACATTATTGAAAGAGGGGCCGAGGCCTACAAAAAAATAGGGACGGAAAAAAGCCCCGGCACAAAGCTGTTTTCAGTCTGCGGACCGGTCAAGAAACCTGGGGTCTATGAGGTTCCTCTCGGTCTTCCCCTACGAACACTCCTCCGAGAACAGGCCGGCGGCCTCCAGGATGGAAAGGTGTTGAAGGCGGTTGTCCCGGGCGGCTCCTCAGTGCCGGTTTTGACGGCACAGGAGGTGGAACAGGTCAACCTCGACTATGAGTCACTGCAAGCGGCCGGCTCCCTCCTGGGATCCGGAGGTTTTATTGTGATTGATGAGGGCTACTGCATGGTCAGGGCACTCACCAATCTCGCCCACTTTTACTCGCACGAGTCGTGTGGTCAATGCTCCCCCTGCCGTGAGGGGACCGGTTGGTCCTATCAGATACTCAAGAGGATGGAGGCCGGGAGGGGTGAAGAGAGAGATATCGACCTTCTCCTGGATATCGGTCGCAAGATGTCTGGAGCGACCATCTGTGTGCTGGCTGACGCCTTGGCAATGCCGATTGCCAGTTATATCGCCAAATTCCGACACGAGTTTGAATATCACGTCCGTGAGAAGAAATGCCTCTTCCCCTAG
- a CDS encoding prepilin peptidase: protein MPPLLIFLLVLFGLSIGSFLNVVIARLPKQHSIVVPRSHCPDCGLSLHWYDNIPLLSYLLLGGHCRFCKKPISFRYPLVELISGFLIFLLYLQFGDVKIVLLYFLFLASPLIAITFIDLSHKVIPNVISLPGIPAGLLVSLLIYGFQVEILWRSLIGMAAGGGLLFLIAWLYEKLRRREGIGMGDVKLIAMLGAFLGWKGVFFVLMISSLLGSLTGLVMMVISRKNLQYEIPYGPFLAAAALLYLFIGQEMIHFYFEVTAHLYN, encoded by the coding sequence ATGCCACCTCTCCTCATTTTTCTCCTGGTTTTGTTTGGGCTTTCGATCGGCAGCTTTTTAAATGTCGTCATTGCCCGCCTCCCAAAACAGCACTCAATTGTCGTTCCCCGATCCCACTGCCCTGATTGCGGGCTCTCCCTCCATTGGTACGATAATATTCCCCTCTTAAGTTATCTCCTGCTCGGAGGGCATTGTCGCTTCTGTAAGAAGCCGATCTCCTTTCGGTATCCTCTTGTGGAGTTGATATCCGGTTTTCTTATTTTTCTTCTTTATCTGCAATTCGGAGATGTCAAAATTGTCCTTCTTTATTTTCTTTTTTTGGCCTCCCCCCTCATCGCCATCACCTTTATTGATTTGAGCCACAAGGTGATCCCGAATGTTATCTCACTCCCGGGTATTCCCGCAGGTCTTCTCGTCTCCCTTCTCATTTACGGTTTCCAGGTTGAGATTCTTTGGCGCTCTCTCATCGGGATGGCCGCGGGTGGCGGGCTCCTGTTTCTCATCGCGTGGCTTTATGAAAAGTTAAGAAGGCGTGAGGGGATCGGGATGGGGGATGTCAAATTGATTGCGATGCTTGGTGCCTTTTTGGGCTGGAAGGGTGTTTTTTTCGTCCTCATGATCAGTTCACTCTTGGGTTCATTAACAGGGCTTGTGATGATGGTCATCTCCAGGAAAAATCTTCAGTACGAAATTCCATATGGGCCTTTTCTTGCTGCCGCCGCGCTCCTCTATCTTTTTATCGGGCAGGAGATGATTCATTTCTATTTTGAGGTCACCGCGCACCTTTATAATTAG